TTTTAAAGAAGGGAAGAGAGAGAATGCTCTTGGGAACTGCTTTGCCCTTAGCGGAATTAATCATTTCAGAATTGAAGAATCTAAAAGAGGTGAAACGTATTACTTACGCTGGAAGTCTTCGTAGGATGAAAGAAACAGTTCGCGATATTGATATTTTGGTTACTTCTACTCATTCAGAAAAAGTAATGGAATATTTTGTAAAACTTAAGCAGGTAAAAGAAGTTTTGGCCAAAGGAACAACTAAATCGAGCATTTTGACTTACGAAGGTATTCAAGTGGACCTGCGTGTGGTTGAGCCAGAGAGCTTTAGTTCTTGTCTTTTATATTTTACCGGCTCAAAACAGCATAATATTCATTTACGCACTTTGGCGCAGAAGATGGGATTAAAGGTAAGTGAATATGGAGTTTTTGAGGAGAAGACAAATAAGAATTTAGCGAAAAATAAAGAGGAAGAAGAAATATACAAGATTTTAGGCCTTAGTTATATCCCCCCTGAACTGCGCGAAGATTTAGGTGAAATAGAAGCAGCACAATCAAGAAAACTTCCCCAACTTTTAGAGTTAGAAGATATAAAAGGCGATTTGCATCTTCATTCTGACTGGTCTGACGGAATGCATTCTTTGGAAGAGCTTGCTAAAGAAGGGATAAGAAGAGGCTATGAATATATTGCGATAACCGACCATTCCCAGAGTTTAGGAATTGCACGGGGGTTAGATGAAGAGAGATTATTGAGGCAAATCGAAGAAATAAAAAAAATAAATCAGAAATTAAGAAACTTTCGTCTCCTCTGCGGAACAGAAGTGGATATTCGCAAAGACGGGAGTTTAGATTTAGATAAAAAGGTTTTAGAGAAGTTAGATGTAGTAGTTGCTGCTTTACACACAGGGTTTAAACAATCAAAAGAGGAATTAACTAAAAGAGTAATTAAGGCTTTTGAGACAGGTTTGGTTAATATACTTGCCCATCCTTCTGGTAGACTCTTGGGAGAAAGAGAAGCTTATGAATTGGATTATCAGACTATTTTTAAAGTGGCTAAGGAAAAAGGAGTTTGCTTAGAAATAAACTCTTATCCGCAAAGACTTGACCTTACCGATGTTAACGCTCGCGCTGCAAAGAATAATGGGATTATTTTGGCTATTGGTACGGATTCACACAGTTTAAGTCAATGGGATTATATGCGGTTAGGTGTGGCGGTAGCTAGAAGAGCTTGGTTGGAGAAAAAAGACGTTCTTAATAGCCTTCCTTTGAAAGAACTGTTTAAGAAATTAAAGAGTCTAAGGTAAAGATAAGAAAAGTTACGGGGTGTAACTAAAGTTTACAAAAACAAGTTATTTTTTGATAGATATTTATGTATTTCAATTTATTAAAGTAGAAAAAGTTACTCCCTTTTTTCTTTTATCAAGGAATTTTATAATTCCGTTTTTAGGATAGGTAGTTATAAGTTTATATTATTAAGTATCTTAAATGAATTGTATTTTTGATTTATTTTATAATTTTTTGGTATGATATTTGCTCATTATAAAAAAAGAGAACCGATGTTTAGAATATTGAGGTTAAAAAGGTTTTTGAGAGTAGGGTTAACATTATTAATATTATTCTTTTCTAGTTTTTTTCCATTATTTGCAGAAGAAATTAACCTTCCTCCCGTAGTTAAAATTTCCTGTCAACCTAAAGAAGGCCTTGGCCCGTTAGAAGTCCAGTTTTCTAGCGAAGGGACTTCAGACCCCGAAGGAGACGAGATTTCCTATTATTGGACATTTGGGGATGGAACCCATTCCGCAGAAGCCAACCCCAAACACCTATTTAATCATCCACCGGCAGAATATTTTGTGCAATTAATGGTTACCGACAACAGAGGTTTAACCACGGTTTCTTCTCCTCTTAGAATTAAGGTCAAAGCGGTTGGAGAAAATATTAACAAAAAAAGAATTGTAGAGTTTCAAGAAAAGCAACTCTCTTTTGTATATAAAGAACAGTTTCGGCTTAAAGATTTATATCGCTCGGGACCGTATGTAAGGGGAGAAATAGATATTGCCGGGACAGGTTTTGCCCTCGCAGGATTGTGTATTGCTGTAGAGCACGGTTTAATCTCAAGAGATAAAGCGCAAGATTTTGCTTTAGCAACCATTAAACGCTGTTTAGAATTGCAAAATAATCCTGAAACGAATTTTTCAGGATTTTTGTATCATTTCTATCTCTGGGACCAGGTGAAAGAGAAATTTTATCATAAACCCGATGTGGAAGTTTCTACTATTGATACCGCTTTACTTTTATCAGGAATGCTTACCTCTGGAGAATACTTTGGAGGTGCGATTCGTGATAGGGCGGAAGAGTTTTATTCTAAAATTAACTGGAAGAGATTCTTTGAACCTGCGCGGAGGCAGTTCCGTATGGCTTGGAAAAATGGGAATTTCTTTGGGTGGTGGGATTTTTATACCGACGAAATATTATTAATTGCACTCTTAGCCGTAGGTGCGCCTAATCCTGAATATCGGGTTTTCCCTGAAGACGCTTTCTCAGGATTCAGGGTTAATTTTGGTAAGTACAATTTGGGAGAGAAATATGTTTATTCTTGGTGGGGGGCTTTGTTTACTTATCTTTATGCGCATATCTTTCTTGATTTTAAGAGATTGGGTCCGGATAGGTTTTACCGCGTAGATTGGTGGGAAAATACAAAACGGGCAATTGAGGCAGACATCAATTACTGTCGCGATGAAGGATATCCGGAAAATGTCTGGGGTTTAACCGCCTGCTGGTCAAAAAGCCGTCCTCGCTGGGATGAGTGGGAATATCGCTCAGATGTAGGAGGAGGATTATCTGGAGAGGGTTTGCGTTACGGTAATAAAAAAAATGAAGTTTGGCCCATAGCTCCTTTTATTACTATTGCCTGTATTCCTTTCTTTGATTTGGAAGATGACCTCAAGAATAACCCTGCCTTTTTAGCTTGGGATTTTATGGAGAAAAACATTTATAATCACGAAGGATTTATAGTGGAGTCTTTAGATGCAAATAGTTTAGATAAAGAAGGCAGACCTCAACAAAACTCTTCTTTTATTGTGGGAATGGATGTTTTAACCCCCGTGTTAATGATAGAGAATGCCTTTTCGGGTCTTATTTGGGAATACTTTATGCGCAATTACTATGTCCAAAAAGCTATAGACATAGTTTTTAGATAACTATTTTTCAAAAAATACTCTTACCGAATAGCCAGATTTTATATTACCTGTGCAGTTATAATTAATATTTATAGTAGGAGCATGCAATAACCATTTTCTTCCTGAAAGTTTTTTGCTTAAAGGAGAAAATTATGTTAAAATAAAACACCTATTCTTTTATTATTTTAAAATGAGCACAGTTTATAATTATAGTTTAAAAGACTGGATGAAAGAAGTTATTAAAGAAGAAGAAATCGTTCGCTATCTGGATGGTGAACAGGATTTTATTAATGATGAGGAAATTTGGGGGAAACTGCGTAAGAACGTTTGTCCTTCACCATCACACATCAGAGAAATTCTAAAGAAATCGCTTTCTATTCAGACCTTAGAACCCGATGAAACTGCTTCTCTTTTGAATGTAAAAGATGAGGCTTTATGGGAAGAAATATTTGAAACGGCATCTGTAGTAAAAAAGAAAGTTTATGATAACCGCATCGTTACTTTTGCTCCTCTCTATTGTTCAAGTTATTGTGTAAATAATTGTTTATACTGCGCTTTTAGAAGCGAAAATAATTCAGTTAAAAGAAAAAAACTTTCTTTGGAAGAGATAAAGAGAGAGGTAGAGGTTTTGACAGGAGAAGTTGGACATAAACGCCTTATCGTTGTTTACGGAGAACATCCCTCCACAGATGTGGATTACAT
This genomic stretch from Candidatus Omnitrophota bacterium harbors:
- the polX gene encoding DNA polymerase/3'-5' exonuclease PolX; translated protein: MKNFQIAQIFSKYADILEIKEDNPFKIRAYRKAAQSLESLTEDIDKLARDNRLQEIPGIGKDLAEKIKEFLNKGKISSFEELCKSIPEGVFRMLEIPGVGPKTAKMLYEKIGVKSIEELEKLAREHKLSGLPGLKDKTEENILKGIKLLKKGRERMLLGTALPLAELIISELKNLKEVKRITYAGSLRRMKETVRDIDILVTSTHSEKVMEYFVKLKQVKEVLAKGTTKSSILTYEGIQVDLRVVEPESFSSCLLYFTGSKQHNIHLRTLAQKMGLKVSEYGVFEEKTNKNLAKNKEEEEIYKILGLSYIPPELREDLGEIEAAQSRKLPQLLELEDIKGDLHLHSDWSDGMHSLEELAKEGIRRGYEYIAITDHSQSLGIARGLDEERLLRQIEEIKKINQKLRNFRLLCGTEVDIRKDGSLDLDKKVLEKLDVVVAALHTGFKQSKEELTKRVIKAFETGLVNILAHPSGRLLGEREAYELDYQTIFKVAKEKGVCLEINSYPQRLDLTDVNARAAKNNGIILAIGTDSHSLSQWDYMRLGVAVARRAWLEKKDVLNSLPLKELFKKLKSLR
- a CDS encoding PKD domain-containing protein, with protein sequence MFRILRLKRFLRVGLTLLILFFSSFFPLFAEEINLPPVVKISCQPKEGLGPLEVQFSSEGTSDPEGDEISYYWTFGDGTHSAEANPKHLFNHPPAEYFVQLMVTDNRGLTTVSSPLRIKVKAVGENINKKRIVEFQEKQLSFVYKEQFRLKDLYRSGPYVRGEIDIAGTGFALAGLCIAVEHGLISRDKAQDFALATIKRCLELQNNPETNFSGFLYHFYLWDQVKEKFYHKPDVEVSTIDTALLLSGMLTSGEYFGGAIRDRAEEFYSKINWKRFFEPARRQFRMAWKNGNFFGWWDFYTDEILLIALLAVGAPNPEYRVFPEDAFSGFRVNFGKYNLGEKYVYSWWGALFTYLYAHIFLDFKRLGPDRFYRVDWWENTKRAIEADINYCRDEGYPENVWGLTACWSKSRPRWDEWEYRSDVGGGLSGEGLRYGNKKNEVWPIAPFITIACIPFFDLEDDLKNNPAFLAWDFMEKNIYNHEGFIVESLDANSLDKEGRPQQNSSFIVGMDVLTPVLMIENAFSGLIWEYFMRNYYVQKAIDIVFR